From a single Nicotiana tabacum cultivar K326 chromosome 8, ASM71507v2, whole genome shotgun sequence genomic region:
- the LOC107784168 gene encoding uncharacterized protein LOC107784168: MLDLMNQSQSICTSFDKQSEKEKSESRHHLSASISVARFLLRLGLPFRGHDESQSSTNRGIFLELLRWYGDIDRDVGSIILENTPTNEMMCFPNIQKDIVDACAKETIKAIIEDLDGDFFGILVDESKDISHEEQMTLVLRYVNKEGKFIERFVGIVHVSNKSAMSLKKAIYSFLSNHSLSPTQIRGQGYDGASNMQGELNGVKTLILNDCPSAYWIHCFAHQLQLCDDLAVTNILNIVGASFKHRDLLRGHQAKKLEEFLKSGELHTRRGLNQECGLQRPDDTR, from the exons ATGCTTGATTTAATGAATCAATCACAATCAATTTGCACTTCTTTTGACAAACAATCCGAGAAAGAAAAAAGTGAGTCTCGACATCACTTGAGTGCTTCAATCAGTGTGGCAAGATTTCTTTTGAGACTAGGTTTGCCATTTCGTGGGCATGATGAGAGTCAATCTTCTACAAATAGAGGTATTTTTCTTGAGCTTTTGCGATGGTATGGAGATATTGATCGAGATGTTGGAagcattatattagaaaatacTCCAACAAATGAAATGATGTGTTTtccaaatattcaaaaagatattgTTGATGCTTGTGCTAAAGAAACAATTAAAGCTATCATTGAAGACCTGGATGGGGATTTTTTCGGTATACTAGTTGATGAATCAAAAGATATATCACACGAGGAGCAAATGACACTTGTTTTGAGATATGTTAACAAAGAAGGCAAATTCATAGAGAGATTTGTTGGTATTGTTCATGTTAGTAATAAATCGGCTATGTCATTGAAAAAGGCAATCTACTCTTTTCTTTCTAATCACTCATTAAGTCCAACGCAAATACGTGGGCAAGGTTATGATGGGGCTAGTAACATGCAGGGAGAGCTAAATGGTGTTAAGACTTTGATTTTGAATGACTGTCCATCAGCATATTGGATTCACTGTTTCGCTCACCAACTGCAATtatgtgacgacctggccg TTACTAATATCTTAAATATTGTTGGAGCATCTTTTAAGCACAGGGATTTGCTTCGAGGACATCAAGCTAAAAAGTTAGAGGAGTTTCTCAAATCAGGTGAACTGCATACTAGACGAGGATTAAATCAAGAGTGTGGGCTTCAACGACCAGATGATACTCGTTAG